In Aegilops tauschii subsp. strangulata cultivar AL8/78 chromosome 3, Aet v6.0, whole genome shotgun sequence, one genomic interval encodes:
- the LOC109747001 gene encoding UPF0481 protein At3g47200-like, whose product MAGGEHLDRVLKAMNSTTITTLNHSFDSGGKPRIQKVPAFLRSIQNADRLYSPDIIAIGPCHRGKEQLQGMEDIKKMAAMEFCCTTQHQIQAFYRNVRAVIVQARESYAEDLSAFNDDQFTEMMFYDGCFLLQFMTMVALDRGPPLQWKMPNLSENWVRRISRDILLVENQVPWVVLEALMRLKHVLVDRYIADAIRNFDVQWAKPQMDFEGADKYKPFHLLDLVRHRQLGPLSKAKLDEAPRPMLNICSALELAEVGIKLSASKTARFADIGVGKSPIFGKLRLPPVYLGELTMCWLTNMAAFEMLQGGTSDYGVSSYVQIMSVLMNREDDVRELRTKRILYPVLSDLETLNFFKSISPFLPYGSQYFRILQQLSDYHQDRRARVTLHKLLYNNLKYILTAGSALGFLIPILRGILTLQQTKPSAA is encoded by the coding sequence ATGGCCGGCGGCGAACATTTGGATAGGGTGCTCAAGGCTATGAATTCCACCACCATTACCACCCTTAATCACAGCTTCGACAGCGGAGGCAAGCCGCGTATCCAGAAGGTCCCCGCCTTCCTCCGTAGCATCCAGAACGCCGACCGGCTCTACTCTCCGGACATCATCGCCATCGGCCCGTGCCACCGCGGCAAGGAGCAGCTGCAAGGCATGGAGGACATCAAGAAGATGGCTGCGATGGAGTTCTGCTGCACCACTCAGCACCAGATCCAGGCTTTCTACCGTAATGTCCGGGCGGTGATCGTCCAAGCCCGGGAGTCCTACGCCGAAGACCTCAGCGCCTTCAACGACGACCAGTTCACGGAGATGATGTTCTACGACGGCTGCTTCCTCCTCCAGTTCATGACGATGGTGGCGCTGGACCGCGGCCCGCCGCTCCAGTGGAAGATGCCCAACCTCAGCGAGAACTGGGTGCGGCGCATCTCACGCGACATCCTGCTCGTGGAGAACCAGGTCCCTTGGGTGGTGCTGGAGGCCCTGATGCGGCTCAAGCACGTCCTCGTCGACCGCTACATCGCGGACGCCATCCGCAACTTCGACGTGCAGTGGGCGAAGCCGCAGATGGACTTCGAGGGCGCCGACAAGTACAAGCCGTTCCACCTCCTCGACCTGGTCCGGCACCGCCAGCTCGGCCCCTTGAGCAAAGCCAAGCTGGACGAGGCCCCGAGGCCGATGCTCAACATCTGCTCGGCCCTGGAGCTCGCCGAGGTCGGCATCAAGCTCAGCGCCAGCAAGACGGCGCGGTTCGCCGACATCGGCGTGGGCAAGAGCCCCATCTTCGGGAAGCTCCGGCTCCCGCCGGTGTACCTCGGCGAGCTGACCATGTGCTGGCTGACCAACATGGCGGCGTTCGAGATGCTGCAGGGCGGGACGTCGGACTACGGCGTCAGCTCGTACGTGCAGATCATGTCGGTGCTCATGAACCGCGAGGACGACGTGCGGGAGCTCCGCACCAAGCGCATTCTCTACCCGGTGCTCAGCGACCTGGAGACGCTCAACTTCTTCAAGTCCATCTCCCCGTTTCTGCCATATGGGAGCCAGTATTTCCGCATCCTGCAGCAGCTCAGCGATTACCACCAGGACCGGAGGGCGAGGGTCACTCTCCACAAGCTACTGTACAACAACCTCAAGTACATCCTTACGGCCGGCTCCGCCCTCGGCTTTCTCATTCCTATCCTTAGAGGCATCCTCACCCTCCAGCAAACCAAGCCCAGCGCGGCCTAA